From Armatimonadota bacterium, one genomic window encodes:
- the ggt gene encoding gamma-glutamyltransferase, whose amino-acid sequence MTDRQRQENAAMRRLLAELERVHPKLRGHSERVATLAVVIGAQLGLASDALRRLRLAAALHDVGFVRLPDAVLDLGEEHETSHTALGAEIVANDPLLAELAPTIEGVGSQDASVESRIIALAEAYDWATYYRRTEERQALVNLSAEGFYDEAALEALKARWPVVQPVRIEEEGVMASRSAVYAAKGVVASSQPLAAAAGVWALRQGGSCIDAAIACSAVLCVVEPWASQVGGDAFIVHYDAKSRRFRAVNASGAAPAKASLDLYPNGIPLRSLTAVTAPGLVDAWGHAHRQWGKLPFEKLFEPAIDYARNGYPISPRKAQAWAGTRTNRALAHLPQALLGQSSPPAAGDLVKMTDLARSLETIAKGGRDEFYRGSLADRIVDYCKKHGGWFEKSDLAAHSSEEHEPLRAHYHGHELVTQRPISQAFILAQALAILDSFDLTKMQTSERIHTMLEAIKLGFADRWAYLGDPKVRENHLEALLSPNYIAKRRAAIGPKATPIHAPGKLNDTHTTYFCAADADGNMVSWIQSVYHVFGSSIVPDGTGILLNNRLLGFSLKPDSPNVLAPGKRPMHTLNSYMVARNGQPVFVGGTPGADYQVQTNLQVIFQAVDMKLNPQAAIEAPRWAWEPRIATEPSEGNLLVEVPSEESAEWREVVEQLRARGHTVRTSRFPGHPSSVQLIEKKANCYVAGSDPRAEGMAVGY is encoded by the coding sequence ATGACCGACCGGCAGCGCCAAGAAAACGCGGCGATGCGTCGGCTGTTAGCAGAGTTAGAGCGCGTTCACCCCAAACTGCGCGGCCATAGCGAAAGAGTCGCCACCCTTGCGGTCGTCATCGGCGCTCAGCTGGGTCTTGCGAGCGATGCGCTCCGCCGGTTGCGATTGGCCGCTGCGCTGCACGATGTTGGGTTTGTCCGATTGCCCGACGCCGTGCTCGATTTAGGCGAAGAACACGAAACGAGCCATACTGCGCTAGGAGCCGAGATCGTTGCGAACGATCCTCTGTTGGCCGAGTTGGCCCCGACCATCGAAGGCGTCGGCTCGCAGGATGCGTCGGTCGAGTCCAGAATAATCGCCTTGGCAGAAGCCTACGATTGGGCAACGTATTATCGGCGGACTGAGGAGCGACAGGCGCTGGTTAACCTGAGCGCAGAGGGTTTCTATGACGAGGCCGCGCTAGAGGCGCTGAAGGCTCGGTGGCCGGTCGTCCAACCCGTTCGAATCGAGGAGGAAGGCGTTATGGCATCTCGAAGCGCGGTTTATGCGGCGAAAGGGGTTGTGGCATCGTCTCAGCCATTGGCCGCCGCCGCTGGAGTCTGGGCCTTGCGACAGGGCGGTAGCTGCATCGACGCGGCGATCGCCTGTTCGGCTGTGCTTTGCGTGGTCGAGCCTTGGGCGAGCCAGGTCGGAGGCGACGCCTTCATCGTCCACTACGACGCCAAGTCGCGCCGTTTTCGCGCTGTCAACGCATCGGGCGCGGCGCCCGCCAAGGCATCGCTCGATCTCTATCCAAACGGCATCCCGCTGCGCAGCCTGACGGCGGTAACGGCGCCCGGATTGGTGGACGCTTGGGGCCATGCGCACCGGCAATGGGGAAAGCTGCCGTTTGAGAAGCTCTTTGAGCCTGCCATCGACTATGCCCGCAACGGTTATCCCATTAGCCCGCGAAAGGCGCAGGCGTGGGCGGGCACGCGCACGAATCGAGCGCTGGCGCATTTGCCCCAGGCGCTTTTAGGCCAATCCAGTCCGCCCGCGGCGGGCGACCTAGTGAAAATGACCGACCTGGCCAGGTCGCTGGAGACGATTGCCAAGGGTGGTCGGGACGAGTTCTACCGGGGTTCGCTGGCCGACCGCATCGTTGATTATTGCAAGAAGCACGGCGGCTGGTTCGAGAAATCGGATCTGGCGGCTCATTCGTCGGAAGAGCACGAACCGCTCCGCGCCCACTATCATGGACACGAATTAGTCACCCAGCGGCCCATCTCGCAAGCGTTCATTCTGGCCCAGGCATTGGCGATCTTGGACTCGTTCGACCTAACCAAGATGCAAACTTCCGAGCGCATTCACACCATGTTAGAGGCGATTAAGTTGGGATTTGCGGATCGATGGGCTTACTTGGGCGACCCCAAAGTTCGAGAGAATCATTTGGAAGCTTTGCTCAGCCCGAACTACATCGCAAAACGGCGAGCGGCGATCGGTCCCAAGGCGACGCCGATCCATGCGCCGGGCAAGCTGAACGACACGCACACGACCTACTTTTGCGCAGCCGACGCGGATGGCAACATGGTCAGCTGGATTCAAAGCGTGTATCACGTTTTTGGCAGTTCGATCGTGCCGGACGGTACGGGCATCCTGCTGAACAATCGACTGTTGGGATTCTCGCTGAAACCCGACTCGCCGAACGTGCTGGCGCCCGGGAAGAGACCGATGCATACGCTCAATTCCTACATGGTCGCACGGAACGGCCAGCCCGTGTTCGTGGGCGGCACGCCCGGCGCCGACTATCAGGTTCAAACCAACCTCCAGGTCATCTTCCAGGCGGTCGATATGAAGCTCAATCCTCAAGCGGCCATCGAAGCGCCGAGGTGGGCCTGGGAGCCAAGAATCGCAACGGAGCCGAGCGAGGGCAATCTATTGGTCGAGGTTCCGAGCGAGGAATCGGCGGAGTGGCGGGAGGTCGTCGAGCAGTTGAGGGCCCGCGGGCATACAGTCAGAACCTCGCGTTTTCCGGGGCATCCCAGCAGCGTTCAATTGATCGAGAAAAAGGCGAACTGCTATGTGGCCGGGTCGGATCCCAGGGCCGAGGGGATGGCGGTCGGTTATTAG
- the pfkB gene encoding 1-phosphofructokinase, with translation MILTVTLNPSVDETLFVGSLQIGDTNRVTRVELDAGGKGVNVARVFVALGGQAVATGFLGGRHGRFVQMALNEEGVETDFEIIAGRTRRNICIEEAEDRPPTTLNEAGPTITEENWNALLERVKKHLPRVKWMATGGSLPPGAPRDAYKTLLELAREHGVSTVLDAEGPAMMQGLHGKPTMIKPNELEAERLVGMNLHSDNDFLGAASALSKKHGIPFVIISRGARGAVAITQHGAFKARPPLIQARSTVGSGDSLVGGALFIAAEGGTFEEALKWGVAAGTATAMTSGSEICTRQDTEKMLPEIVVQKIA, from the coding sequence ATGATCCTTACGGTTACCCTGAACCCATCCGTTGACGAGACACTTTTTGTCGGCTCGCTTCAAATTGGCGATACCAATCGAGTGACCCGCGTAGAACTGGACGCGGGCGGCAAAGGCGTCAACGTCGCGCGCGTTTTCGTCGCTTTGGGCGGACAAGCGGTCGCCACCGGATTTTTGGGCGGACGGCACGGACGATTCGTTCAGATGGCGCTCAACGAGGAGGGCGTAGAGACCGATTTCGAGATCATTGCAGGGCGCACACGGCGCAATATCTGTATCGAAGAGGCCGAAGATCGTCCGCCCACCACGCTGAACGAGGCTGGCCCGACCATAACCGAGGAGAATTGGAACGCGCTGTTAGAGAGGGTCAAGAAGCATCTGCCCCGCGTCAAATGGATGGCCACCGGCGGCAGCCTTCCGCCGGGCGCTCCAAGGGACGCCTACAAAACGCTCTTAGAACTGGCCCGCGAGCATGGCGTATCGACCGTGCTCGATGCCGAAGGCCCGGCCATGATGCAAGGCTTGCACGGAAAACCGACCATGATCAAGCCGAACGAACTCGAGGCCGAGCGCCTTGTCGGCATGAACCTCCACTCGGACAACGACTTCTTAGGAGCCGCGTCGGCGCTCAGCAAAAAACACGGCATACCGTTCGTCATCATCTCGCGCGGCGCCAGAGGCGCCGTCGCCATCACGCAGCACGGCGCCTTCAAAGCCCGACCGCCGTTGATTCAAGCCCGGAGCACCGTCGGCAGCGGAGATTCTCTGGTCGGCGGCGCGCTGTTTATTGCTGCCGAAGGCGGCACGTTCGAAGAGGCGCTCAAGTGGGGCGTGGCCGCCGGCACCGCGACCGCAATGACCTCTGGATCGGAAATCTGCACGCGCCAGGACACGGAAAAAATGCTGCCCGAGATCGTGGTGCAAAAAATCGCCTAA
- a CDS encoding cysteine desulfurase, with protein MNLRAYLDCAATTPILPEVRRAMEPFLADKFGNPSSLHLWGREARLAIDLAREQVAAAMRCDPAEICFVSSGTEANALAIVGAMLAGNRRRLIVSATEHHSVLGATELAAELGFETMTVGVDRAGLVDLDRLESLMDDQVGLVSVMAVNNETGVVQPIEAIRSICQRFGALFHTDAVQATGITASDADLATISSHKIHGPKGAAALIVNAGVQVKALIRGGGQERERRAGTESVASIVGFGAAASLLGASVASMRDRLEEAILDGCPFARRTTEAERAPHISHLLFDRVSAESLLIAIDRRGVAASSGAACSAGSIEPSHVLMAMGLSEEEALTGIRLSIGQTTTQEEVDYGAAVICEEAERVRAATR; from the coding sequence GTGAATTTAAGGGCCTATCTGGACTGCGCCGCTACCACACCCATCCTGCCCGAGGTTCGGCGGGCGATGGAGCCATTCTTGGCAGATAAGTTTGGCAACCCCTCTAGTTTGCACCTTTGGGGGCGGGAGGCGCGGTTGGCTATCGATCTGGCCAGGGAGCAGGTGGCAGCTGCGATGCGATGCGATCCGGCAGAGATCTGCTTTGTCTCCTCGGGGACCGAGGCGAACGCGCTGGCCATCGTTGGCGCAATGCTGGCCGGGAATCGTCGCAGGCTGATCGTCTCTGCCACCGAGCATCATAGCGTTCTGGGGGCAACCGAGTTGGCGGCGGAACTGGGGTTTGAGACGATGACCGTCGGAGTTGATCGCGCCGGGCTGGTCGATCTGGATCGGTTAGAGAGTTTGATGGACGATCAGGTCGGGTTAGTATCTGTGATGGCTGTGAACAACGAGACGGGCGTTGTGCAGCCTATCGAAGCGATTCGGTCGATCTGCCAACGATTTGGCGCGCTTTTTCATACGGATGCGGTGCAAGCGACGGGGATCACGGCGTCTGATGCCGATCTCGCGACAATTTCCTCTCACAAGATTCACGGTCCAAAGGGGGCTGCGGCGCTGATCGTAAACGCGGGCGTTCAGGTGAAGGCACTGATTCGAGGCGGCGGGCAAGAGCGCGAGCGTCGCGCGGGCACCGAGTCGGTGGCCTCAATTGTCGGCTTCGGCGCGGCGGCATCGCTTTTAGGGGCTTCGGTCGCATCGATGCGGGATCGGTTGGAAGAGGCGATCTTGGACGGCTGTCCATTCGCAAGGCGGACGACGGAGGCCGAGCGAGCGCCCCATATCTCGCATCTGCTGTTCGACCGCGTATCGGCCGAGAGCCTTTTGATCGCAATCGACCGGCGCGGTGTGGCGGCCAGCAGCGGCGCGGCCTGCAGCGCGGGGTCGATCGAGCCTTCGCACGTTTTGATGGCGATGGGTCTGAGCGAGGAGGAAGCCTTGACGGGCATTCGGCTATCTATCGGACAGACGACGACACAGGAAGAGGTCGATTATGGGGCGGCTGTGATCTGCGAAGAGGCCGAGCGAGTTCGAGCGGCTACTCGTTGA
- a CDS encoding NAD(+)/NADH kinase, giving the protein MPPSSALIVFHPSKPDAVAASQKAQSKLLQFGASVQSVSQADAAQMTALPEGIDFVVSLGGDGTLLTSAHLAAPAGAPIFGAHFGRFGFVAQVRPNELEMRLDQALKGDCSVQSRVMVSARGTEAPLYGLNEVAIYRQSQAPLLEFGIVIDGVELSSYPADGIIVSTPTGSTAYSLSVGGPVVDPTVEALTVVSISPHTLSIRPLMLPATSKIEVKVLNGGRQQTKAVRGSRLTADGARHQLVQVGESVEISRAPFDAKIIVFEKGEFIDKLRNRLQWGARVNE; this is encoded by the coding sequence TTGCCGCCCTCTTCCGCCCTGATTGTCTTCCATCCGAGCAAGCCGGACGCTGTGGCCGCCTCGCAAAAGGCCCAAAGCAAACTGCTCCAGTTCGGCGCAAGCGTTCAATCGGTGTCGCAAGCCGATGCGGCTCAAATGACCGCTCTGCCCGAAGGCATCGACTTTGTAGTAAGCCTAGGGGGAGACGGTACTTTGCTGACATCAGCGCACTTGGCCGCGCCGGCCGGAGCCCCCATATTCGGCGCGCACTTTGGACGCTTTGGCTTCGTCGCGCAAGTACGGCCAAACGAGTTAGAAATGCGGCTCGATCAGGCTCTTAAAGGCGACTGCAGCGTTCAGTCAAGGGTGATGGTCTCAGCGCGAGGAACCGAAGCGCCCCTCTATGGATTGAACGAAGTCGCTATCTATCGACAGTCCCAGGCGCCGCTGTTGGAGTTTGGAATCGTCATCGATGGCGTCGAACTCTCATCCTACCCGGCGGACGGTATCATCGTCTCAACGCCGACCGGTTCTACCGCCTATTCGCTGTCTGTCGGCGGCCCGGTGGTCGATCCCACGGTCGAAGCGCTCACGGTCGTCTCCATATCGCCCCATACGCTCAGTATCCGCCCGCTGATGCTTCCCGCAACGTCCAAAATCGAAGTCAAGGTGCTCAACGGCGGGAGGCAACAAACGAAGGCGGTCAGAGGTTCGCGCCTAACGGCCGACGGCGCACGGCATCAGTTAGTCCAAGTGGGCGAATCGGTCGAGATCTCCCGCGCGCCTTTCGACGCCAAGATCATCGTTTTCGAAAAGGGCGAGTTCATCGACAAACTGCGCAACAGGCTGCAATGGGGCGCCCGCGTCAACGAGTAG
- a CDS encoding tetratricopeptide repeat protein, protein MRLLQLSICCLILTCALWADDVADAVELHKKGKTAEAIQKLETVVDREPRNGQALSWLGFLLLQTGKLEQAAPILERAADVRKNDVGTLNNLGNAYLHLNDYEKAVEAYKKALALKPDSFEAQYNLANVYSKQRKFDQAINLYNQAIKSQPKDPYARNNLAFALQQTGKLKEAHAQYKTATQLNPKSAMFQVNLAQAAGRLGQWQEAATALETATRLDPEDAAAWVQLSDAYSQLKRPADAVKALEKASSLSPKDADILYNLGVLQAGQGSWAAAANSLQKALEIRPNDPEALNQMGFIRLKQNQNAEAIAFLQMALDQKPGMVEASINLATAYSRTNRAKEAVALYEQALQKAPDRLDARLAFADALYQAEQFDRAEQQYKAVIAKQAGSALAWNGLGLVHEKKNRLDEAQKAFLQAIQLNPRLKYAHNNLGVIYERKGQMAAARESYTKALGIDPNYADAKKNLDRLKR, encoded by the coding sequence ATGCGACTCCTACAACTGTCGATTTGTTGCCTGATTCTAACCTGCGCCCTTTGGGCCGATGATGTTGCGGACGCGGTCGAGCTTCACAAGAAAGGCAAAACCGCCGAGGCGATCCAAAAATTAGAGACGGTCGTTGATAGAGAACCGCGCAACGGCCAGGCGCTCAGCTGGCTGGGATTCCTGCTGCTTCAGACCGGCAAGCTCGAGCAGGCGGCGCCCATCCTGGAACGCGCCGCCGATGTGCGAAAAAACGATGTCGGCACGCTCAACAACTTAGGCAACGCCTACCTGCATCTCAACGACTACGAGAAAGCGGTCGAAGCCTACAAAAAGGCGCTGGCGCTCAAGCCCGACTCGTTCGAGGCGCAATACAACCTGGCCAACGTCTACTCCAAACAGCGCAAGTTCGATCAAGCCATCAACCTTTATAACCAGGCCATAAAGTCCCAGCCCAAAGACCCCTATGCGCGCAACAATCTCGCTTTTGCGCTCCAGCAAACGGGCAAATTGAAGGAAGCCCACGCACAGTACAAAACGGCGACCCAGCTCAATCCCAAATCCGCCATGTTTCAGGTCAATCTGGCGCAGGCCGCCGGGCGATTAGGTCAATGGCAAGAGGCCGCAACCGCTCTGGAGACCGCAACGCGCCTCGATCCTGAGGACGCCGCAGCATGGGTGCAGCTTTCTGATGCCTACTCGCAACTCAAGAGACCGGCCGACGCAGTCAAAGCCCTCGAGAAGGCCTCCTCCCTCAGTCCCAAAGACGCCGACATTCTCTACAACCTCGGCGTGCTCCAAGCAGGGCAGGGAAGTTGGGCCGCTGCTGCGAACTCCCTCCAAAAAGCCCTAGAAATACGCCCGAACGATCCAGAAGCGCTCAATCAGATGGGCTTCATTCGACTGAAGCAGAACCAGAACGCCGAGGCGATAGCCTTCCTCCAGATGGCGCTGGACCAAAAGCCCGGCATGGTGGAAGCCTCGATCAACCTGGCGACCGCCTATAGCCGAACCAACCGTGCAAAGGAAGCCGTAGCGCTCTACGAACAGGCGCTGCAGAAGGCGCCCGACCGCCTAGACGCTCGACTGGCTTTTGCGGACGCGCTCTACCAAGCCGAGCAGTTCGACCGCGCCGAACAGCAGTACAAAGCCGTCATCGCCAAGCAGGCCGGGTCGGCGCTGGCATGGAACGGCCTCGGCCTGGTTCACGAGAAGAAGAACCGGTTGGACGAGGCGCAAAAAGCGTTCCTGCAAGCCATTCAGCTCAATCCGCGGCTCAAATATGCGCATAACAACCTGGGCGTGATATATGAGCGAAAAGGGCAGATGGCCGCCGCCCGCGAAAGCTACACCAAGGCGCTCGGCATCGACCCTAACTACGCGGACGCCAAGAAAAATCTGGATCGGCTGAAGAGGTAG
- a CDS encoding metallophosphoesterase, whose product MSHIKILHTNDSHGRLTQEKAERLRELKAQHNAILLDAGDVIKAGNIAIPLAPDPAWRWVELAGYDAITIGNREFHLTAKGFLAKVALAPCPLLAANIRAKRTKAPLPVQPFIVLNDKIGVLGLMPAMVTPRMKSAILSAYLFDPPLAAAEIWLPQLKAQCKTVIALTHIGLKDDRRLAAARPDLSVIIGGHSHTPVFPPDTDYGAPIVQAQPFARSVGLLTLDASGRLIDAQEFGLE is encoded by the coding sequence ATGTCGCACATAAAGATTCTGCACACCAACGACAGCCATGGCCGACTGACGCAGGAGAAGGCAGAACGGCTGAGAGAGTTGAAGGCCCAGCATAACGCGATCCTGTTGGATGCGGGCGATGTCATCAAAGCGGGCAACATCGCCATCCCGCTGGCGCCCGATCCGGCTTGGAGATGGGTCGAGTTGGCCGGCTACGACGCGATCACCATCGGCAATCGGGAGTTTCACTTAACGGCCAAGGGCTTCTTGGCAAAGGTGGCGCTGGCGCCTTGCCCCCTGCTCGCGGCGAACATTCGTGCAAAACGGACCAAAGCGCCGCTGCCCGTACAACCCTTCATCGTGTTGAACGACAAAATTGGCGTCTTAGGTCTGATGCCGGCTATGGTAACGCCCCGAATGAAGAGCGCGATCCTGAGCGCCTATCTCTTCGATCCCCCATTGGCCGCCGCCGAGATTTGGCTGCCGCAGCTGAAAGCCCAGTGTAAGACCGTCATTGCGCTCACTCACATTGGCCTTAAGGACGACCGCCGACTGGCCGCCGCGCGCCCCGATCTGTCGGTAATCATTGGAGGCCATAGCCATACGCCCGTCTTTCCTCCCGACACCGATTACGGCGCGCCCATCGTCCAAGCCCAACCTTTCGCCCGATCCGTCGGACTGCTGACGCTCGACGCGAGCGGACGCCTTATCGATGCCCAGGAGTTTGGTCTTGAATAG
- a CDS encoding SpoIID/LytB domain-containing protein translates to MVALLAFCLAIAQPTVDDAVLLRVGLTRLNLRDQAVVFAPGAWTARNGESNAELAVLRGQTTIQSKAGDWVIDGKAVSANSISIDAISLKIGARDTDLREYRGAVYLTQSNGRILAVNWLTLGDYLRSALPSEMPSNFPEEALKAQCVAARSYALNRINRHRGEGYDLCDAEHCQLYLGVSMEKIQTTEVVRKTAGEVAAHNGKPIEAVYCTDCGGHTADVVQAGVGVTPTAYLVGSPDWSSTGERFCAGSPRSGWDARIEQRAVDQKFGFPVERLQVIERTEGGHAIRIEATGGGKRAVMIGADFRRAFGLAQIKNLMFALQRERDGWSVRGRGSGHGVGLCQWGAAGRARAGQSYREILSAYYPGSKVERR, encoded by the coding sequence ATGGTCGCACTCCTTGCGTTCTGCCTGGCCATCGCTCAACCAACGGTGGACGATGCCGTTCTGTTGCGCGTCGGCCTAACCCGATTGAACCTGCGAGACCAAGCGGTCGTCTTCGCGCCAGGCGCATGGACCGCGCGAAACGGCGAATCGAATGCGGAACTGGCAGTCCTGCGCGGCCAAACGACGATTCAATCGAAGGCTGGCGACTGGGTCATCGATGGCAAAGCCGTTTCGGCAAACTCGATCAGCATCGATGCGATCAGCCTAAAAATCGGTGCGCGGGATACAGACCTCAGAGAATATCGGGGCGCGGTCTACCTAACCCAATCTAACGGACGGATTCTTGCCGTCAATTGGCTGACGCTGGGCGACTATCTGCGCTCAGCGCTACCGTCCGAAATGCCGAGCAACTTCCCCGAAGAAGCGTTAAAAGCCCAATGCGTGGCCGCGCGAAGCTACGCGCTCAACCGCATCAATCGCCATCGCGGCGAAGGCTACGACCTGTGCGACGCCGAGCATTGCCAACTTTACTTGGGCGTTTCGATGGAAAAGATTCAGACTACAGAGGTCGTGCGCAAAACCGCGGGCGAAGTCGCAGCGCACAACGGCAAGCCGATCGAGGCCGTCTATTGCACCGATTGCGGCGGCCACACGGCAGACGTCGTGCAGGCGGGAGTGGGCGTAACGCCGACCGCCTATCTGGTCGGATCGCCCGATTGGAGCAGCACAGGCGAGCGCTTCTGCGCCGGATCGCCCCGAAGCGGGTGGGACGCTCGGATCGAACAGCGCGCCGTAGACCAGAAGTTTGGGTTTCCTGTGGAGAGGCTTCAAGTCATCGAACGCACAGAAGGCGGCCATGCCATTCGAATCGAAGCGACCGGCGGCGGCAAACGAGCGGTCATGATCGGCGCAGATTTTCGACGAGCGTTTGGTCTCGCCCAGATCAAGAACCTCATGTTTGCGCTACAGCGCGAGCGAGACGGATGGAGCGTGCGAGGTCGAGGCTCGGGGCACGGTGTCGGCCTGTGTCAATGGGGCGCCGCCGGTCGCGCAAGGGCGGGACAGTCCTACCGTGAGATTCTCTCCGCCTACTATCCCGGGTCAAAAGTCGAGCGGCGATAA
- a CDS encoding DUF1501 domain-containing protein, giving the protein MKNEHELNVNPDRVIENECAESRMMGDWAPEITRREFVKAGFTLVAVGLVAPPWLATLAHAETSRTLNGLAPANDRILVVLQLTGGNDGLNTVIPYSNSSYYRLRQNLAIRENTVIKLDDRVGLHPALTGLKDLFDQKKVAILQGVGYPNPNRSHFRSMEIWQTADPDGYQKYGWLGKYLDTLGDAATNPVLSVSLTQEKPQALNAGIASVPCFASLGDLQALTGDAALAETMMALTHSANKGDNPANLIKRSTRSALEAIEKLRVAMRNYQSDVTYGADPFGRGLQQAAQLIAASPATKVIYVSVNGFDTHAAQARTHENLLRNFGNALKTFEEDLAKMNKSDKVMTLVFSEFGRRAAENGSAGTDHGAAGPMFLMGGKVKGGFYGDHPSLDSLDRGDLKYQIDFRSVYATALEWLGADAEKLIGKAFKPVNVFG; this is encoded by the coding sequence ATGAAAAACGAGCATGAACTGAATGTGAATCCAGACCGTGTGATCGAGAACGAGTGCGCCGAAAGCCGAATGATGGGCGATTGGGCGCCGGAAATCACGCGCCGAGAGTTTGTCAAGGCGGGATTCACACTGGTTGCCGTCGGATTAGTCGCTCCTCCATGGCTGGCGACGCTCGCCCATGCCGAAACAAGCCGAACGCTGAACGGCCTGGCTCCCGCAAACGACCGAATCCTCGTTGTCTTGCAACTGACGGGCGGAAACGACGGCCTGAACACCGTCATTCCTTACTCCAACTCCTCCTACTATCGTCTCAGGCAGAACTTGGCCATTCGAGAGAACACGGTCATAAAACTGGACGATCGTGTCGGCTTGCATCCTGCGCTGACGGGATTAAAGGATCTTTTCGACCAAAAGAAGGTCGCTATCCTACAGGGAGTCGGATATCCCAATCCAAATCGCTCGCACTTCCGCTCTATGGAGATCTGGCAGACTGCCGATCCGGACGGCTATCAAAAGTATGGATGGCTGGGCAAGTACCTCGACACCTTGGGCGATGCGGCGACCAATCCGGTCTTGTCGGTCAGCCTCACCCAAGAAAAACCCCAAGCATTAAACGCTGGCATTGCCTCCGTGCCCTGCTTTGCCAGTTTGGGCGATCTGCAGGCGCTGACCGGCGACGCGGCGCTGGCCGAAACGATGATGGCGCTGACGCACAGCGCGAACAAGGGCGACAACCCGGCCAACTTGATCAAGCGCTCCACTCGCTCGGCGCTCGAAGCCATCGAGAAACTGCGAGTCGCTATGCGCAACTACCAGTCGGACGTTACCTACGGCGCCGATCCGTTTGGACGCGGACTGCAACAAGCAGCCCAATTGATCGCTGCCTCGCCCGCCACCAAGGTCATCTATGTTTCGGTCAACGGCTTCGATACCCACGCCGCGCAAGCCCGAACGCACGAGAATCTCTTGCGCAACTTTGGCAACGCGCTCAAAACGTTCGAAGAGGACCTTGCCAAGATGAACAAATCGGACAAGGTGATGACGCTGGTCTTCTCCGAGTTTGGCCGACGAGCGGCAGAGAACGGCAGCGCGGGCACCGATCACGGCGCCGCTGGGCCGATGTTCCTGATGGGCGGTAAGGTCAAAGGCGGCTTCTACGGCGATCACCCGAGCCTCGATTCGCTGGATCGTGGCGACCTAAAGTACCAAATCGACTTCCGTTCCGTCTATGCGACGGCTTTGGAGTGGCTGGGCGCCGATGCCGAGAAATTGATCGGGAAAGCGTTCAAGCCGGTCAACGTGTTTGGTTAG